Proteins encoded within one genomic window of Agelaius phoeniceus isolate bAgePho1 chromosome Z, bAgePho1.hap1, whole genome shotgun sequence:
- the LOC143692252 gene encoding uncharacterized protein LOC143692252, translating to MGHPSRRRTSSGTDGSRAGPAWGRNSYQETYSSMESFLTGLQLPARSLLWHSFPTSTAPPCVPPWIHCPFPTPFPWCPHSGSLGRVFVSPCRSPVPVACPWQRCASSATRRDPAAASPVRPFGGSPGDSPGGSPAMPRSPALPSRSCGHCPRPRPALPARSRRSAASPPTAFSPPRRARPRRSGGRAAASASLPSPQMPFAGLLLQFVAALRLPPRRPPLRAAQRAGRAPRPAGLAAAQGCGIPAARSQRAPLPAASPRSIAPLHRPAPRSRAAPAGSAGGGAGAALGLPDSGGNAGLRIIAD from the exons ATGGGTCACCCGTCCCGAAGGCGcacttcttcaggcacagacgGCTCCAGAGCAGGTCCCGCATGGGGCCGCAACTCCTACCAGGAAACCTACTCCAGCATGGAATCTTTCCTCACAggtctgcagctccctgccaggagcctgctctggCACAGTTTTCCCACA AGCACCGCACCGCCCTGTGTCCCTCCATGGATCCACTGTCCCTTCCCCACACCCTTTCCCTGGTGCCCGCACAGCGGGAGCCTTGGCAGAGTCTTTGTGTCGCCCTGTCGCTCGCCTGTCCCTGTCGCCtgtccctggcagcgctgcgcaAGCTCTGCCACAAGGCGCGACCCCGCTGCTGCAAGCCCGGTGCGACCCTTCGGTGGCAGCCCCGGTGACAGCCCCGGTGGCAGCCCCGCCATGCCGcgctcccctgccctcccctcccgcagctgcgggcactgcccgcggccccggcccgcgcTGCCCGCCCGCTCCCGGCGCTCCGCGGCCTCCCCGCCCACCGCCTTCTCCCCTCCCAGACGGGCACGGCCGAGGCGaagcggcgggcgggcggctgCCTCCgcctccctcccttctcctcaGATGCCCTTTGCAGGGTTGTTATTACAGTTCGTGGCTGCGCTCCGCCTgcccccccgccgcccgcccctcCGCGCTGCGCAGCGTGCTGGCCGCGCTCCCCGCCCGGCCGGGCTGGCCGCCGCCCAGGGGTGCGGGATCCCCGCGGCCCGGAGCCAGCGCGCCCCGCTCCCCGCAGCATCGCCCCGCTCCATCGCCCCGCTCCATCGCCCCGCTCCCCGCAGCCGCGCTGCCCCGGCGGGCTcggccggcggcggggcgggcgctgcCCTGGGGCTCCCAGACAGCGGGGGGAACGCGGGGCTGCGGATTATTGCAGACTAA